Proteins encoded by one window of Arachis ipaensis cultivar K30076 chromosome B04, Araip1.1, whole genome shotgun sequence:
- the LOC107635490 gene encoding isoflavone 7-O-methyltransferase isoform X2, translated as MELLSECKASEIFEGQVVVYKHLYAYLDSMCLKWCLDLNMPDIIHNHGQPITLHHLASTLQVPPSKIDGVRRFMRHLAHNGFFHITRLLHDDNEEKEAYALTIASKLLVKGTQHSLAPMSKCVLDPTLSGSNNLSFVGGDMFLSIPHAHAILLKWILHDWDDEHCVKILKKCKDAILNDVKGGKVIIIDTVINENHEEHELTQLKLRMDIMMTHVNGKERSQEELKKLFLKAGFQNYKISPLTGIYSLIEVYP; from the exons ATGGAGTTGCTAAGTGAGTGCAAGGCAAGTGAGATATTTGAAGGACAAGTTGTTGTCTACAAACACCTTTATGCATACCTAGATTCCATGTGTCTCAAATGGTGTCTAGACCTCAACATGCCTGACATAATCCACAACCATGGCCAACCCATTACCCTTCATCACTTGGCCTCAACATTGCAAGTTCCGCCGTCCAAAATCGACGGCGTTCGCCGCTTCATGCGCCACCTTGCTCACAATGGATTCTTCCACATAACAAGACTACTCCATGATGATAATGAAGAAAAGGAAGCATATGCTCTCACTATTGCTTCAAAGCTTCTTGTCAAAGGAACTCAACATTCTTTAGCTCCAATGTCTAAGTGTGTTCTTGATCCCACTTTGTCAG GAAGCAACAATTTGAGCTTTGTTGGTGGAGACATGTTTCTTTCTATTCCTCATGCTCATGCTATTCTACTTAAG TGGATTTTACATGATTGGGATGATGAACATTgtgtaaaaatattaaaaaaatgtaaAGATGCAATTTTAAATGATGTTAAAGGAGGAAAAGTAATTATCATAGATACTGTGATAAATGAAAACCATGAAGAGCATGAACTTACTCAATTGAAGCTAAGGATGGATATTATGATGACACATGTGAATGGAAAGGAGAGAAGccaagaagaattgaagaaactatttttgaaagcAGGTTTTCAAAATTATAAAATATCCCCTTTAACTGGAATATATTCTCTTATTGAGGTCTATCCTTAA
- the LOC107635490 gene encoding isoflavone-7-O-methyltransferase 9 isoform X1, whose product MELLSECKASEIFEGQVVVYKHLYAYLDSMCLKWCLDLNMPDIIHNHGQPITLHHLASTLQVPPSKIDGVRRFMRHLAHNGFFHITRLLHDDNEEKEAYALTIASKLLVKGTQHSLAPMSKCVLDPTLSGTYHFLGKWTLEENLSLSEISLGTNLWDFFSKNPSYLSFFNESMASDSQMVKLALKDHSAVFEGLESIVDVGGGNGTVSKIINDMFPKLNCIVFDLPHVVENFTGSNNLSFVGGDMFLSIPHAHAILLKWILHDWDDEHCVKILKKCKDAILNDVKGGKVIIIDTVINENHEEHELTQLKLRMDIMMTHVNGKERSQEELKKLFLKAGFQNYKISPLTGIYSLIEVYP is encoded by the exons ATGGAGTTGCTAAGTGAGTGCAAGGCAAGTGAGATATTTGAAGGACAAGTTGTTGTCTACAAACACCTTTATGCATACCTAGATTCCATGTGTCTCAAATGGTGTCTAGACCTCAACATGCCTGACATAATCCACAACCATGGCCAACCCATTACCCTTCATCACTTGGCCTCAACATTGCAAGTTCCGCCGTCCAAAATCGACGGCGTTCGCCGCTTCATGCGCCACCTTGCTCACAATGGATTCTTCCACATAACAAGACTACTCCATGATGATAATGAAGAAAAGGAAGCATATGCTCTCACTATTGCTTCAAAGCTTCTTGTCAAAGGAACTCAACATTCTTTAGCTCCAATGTCTAAGTGTGTTCTTGATCCCACTTTGTCAGGTACTTACCATTTCCTTGGGAAATGGACTCTTGAAGAAAATCTTAGTTTATCTGAAATTTCCCTTGGAACAAATCTTTGGGACTTTTTTAGCAAAAACCCTTCATATTTGAGTTTCTTCAATGAGTCAATGGCTAGTGACTCTCAAATGGTGAAGTTGGCATTGAAAGATCATAGTGCTGTCTTTGAAGGGTTGGAATCCATTGTAGATGTTGGTGGTGGAAATGGAACCGTATCTAAGATTATCAATGACATGTTTCCCAAATTGAATTGCATAGTGTTTGACCTTCCACATGTTGTGGAGAATTTTACAGGAAGCAACAATTTGAGCTTTGTTGGTGGAGACATGTTTCTTTCTATTCCTCATGCTCATGCTATTCTACTTAAG TGGATTTTACATGATTGGGATGATGAACATTgtgtaaaaatattaaaaaaatgtaaAGATGCAATTTTAAATGATGTTAAAGGAGGAAAAGTAATTATCATAGATACTGTGATAAATGAAAACCATGAAGAGCATGAACTTACTCAATTGAAGCTAAGGATGGATATTATGATGACACATGTGAATGGAAAGGAGAGAAGccaagaagaattgaagaaactatttttgaaagcAGGTTTTCAAAATTATAAAATATCCCCTTTAACTGGAATATATTCTCTTATTGAGGTCTATCCTTAA
- the LOC107635489 gene encoding isoflavone 7-O-methyltransferase-like yields MDLLSGRKANEIFEGQVHVYKHIFAYLDSMCLKWCIELEIPTIIYNHEKPITLHELISILQVPPSKISGVERLMRHLSHNGFFDIVTIHNDDDENKEEKEAYALTISSELLVKGTEYCLTPMAKCSLDPSVSSSYNLLAKWTLEENLTLSEISLGTNLWNFLSKNPSILTSFNESMASDSQMVKLALKDHSAVFEGLESIVDVGGGNGTISKIISDMFPKLKCIVFDLPHVVENFSGTSNNNLSFVGGDMFNYIPVADAVLLKWILHDWDDEHCVKILKKCKDAISKNTKGGKAIIIDFVINEKQDEFGLTQMKLRMDIAMTSVNGKERSEEEFKKPFLEAGFQDYKIFPLTGMYSLILVYP; encoded by the exons ATGGATTTACTAAGTGGTCGCAAAGCAAATGAGATTTTTGAAGGGCAAGTTCATGTGTACAAACATATATTTGCTTACTTAGATTCTATGTGCCTTAAATGGTGCATTGAGTTAGAAATACCAACCATAATCTACAACCATGAAAAACCCATCACCCTTCATGAATTGATCTCAATTTTACAAGTTCCACCATCCAAAATTAGTGGTGTGGAGCGTCTTATGCGCCACCTAAGTCACAATGGATTCTTTGATATTGTAACAATccataatgatgatgatgaaaacaaagaagaaaaagaagcatatGCTCTCACAATTTCTTCTGAGCTTCTTGTTAAAGGCACTGAATATTGTTTAACTCCAATGGCTAAGTGTTCTCTTGATCCATCTGTGTCAAGTTCTTATAACTTACTAGCAAAATGGACTTTAGAAGAAAATCTTACTTTATCTGAAATTTCCCTTGGAACAAATCTTTGGAACTTTCTTAGCAAAAACCCTTCAATTTTGACTTCCTTTAATGAGTCAATGGCTAGTGACTCTCAAATGGTGAAGTTGGCATTGAAAGATCATAGTGCTGTTTTTGAAGGGTTGGAATCCATTGTAGATGTTGGTGGTGGAAATGGAACCATATCTAAGATTATTAGTGACATGTTTCCCAAATTGAAATGCATAGTGTTTGACCTTCCACATGTTGTGGAGAATTTTTCAGGAACCAGCAACAACAATTTGAGCTTTGTTGGTGGAGACATGTTCAATTATATACCTGTGGCTGATGCTGTTCTACTTAAG TGGATTCTACATGATTGGGATGATGAACATTGTGTAAAGATATTGAAGAAATGCAAAGATGCAATTTCAAAGAATACTAAAGGAGGAAAAGCAATTATCATAGATTTTGTAATAAATGAAAAACAAGATGAATTTGGACTTACTCAAATGAAGCTCAGAATGGATATTGCCATGACAAGTGTGAATGGAAAggagagaagtgaagaggaattCAAGAAGCCCTTTTTGGAAGCAGGCTTTCAAGATTATAAAATATTTCCTTTAACCGGAATGTATTCTCTTATTTTGGTTTATCCTTAG
- the LOC107638165 gene encoding uncharacterized protein LOC107638165, with product MKHEPLFLSVDMDMHMVARATSSLRGCYFCFFRRCRCRRCRCHRCVAQSLSLSSLASHEIPPPPLSSHLLPSSQSSLCRCSHRICSLWLLFHLISTRSLSSSRNHLKFQVFSEERWKGW from the exons ATGAAACACGAGCCTCTTTTTCTCTCCGTGGATATGGATATGCATATGGTAGCACGAGCTACTTCATCTCTCCGTGGCTGCTACTTCTGCTTCTTCCGCCGCTGCCGCTGCCGCCGTTGCCGCTGTCACCGTTGTGTCGCACAATCTCTCTCTCTATCATCCCTTGCGTCGCACGAGATCCCTCCGCCGCCGCTCTCGTCGCATCTACTCCCATCGTCGCAGAGCTCTCTCTGCCGCTGCTCTCATCGCATCTGCTCCCTCTGGCTCCTCTTCCATCTAATCTCAACTCGCTCTCTCAGTTCTTCTCGTAACCATCTCAAATTTCAG GTTTTCTCTGAAGAAAGGTGGAAGGGATGGTGA
- the LOC107638164 gene encoding isoflavone-7-O-methyltransferase 9-like, giving the protein MDLLSGRKANEIFEGQVHVYKHMYAYLDSMCLKWCIDLEIPTIIYNHGKPITLHELISILQVPPSKISGVERLMRHLSHNGFFDIVTINDDDDENKEEKEAYALTISSELLVKGTEYCLTPMAKFFLDPSVSSSYNLLGKWTLEENLSLSEISLGTNHWDFLSKNPSILTSFNESMASDSQMVKLAFKDHSAVFEGLESIVDVGGGNGTISKTISDMFPKLKCIVFDLPHVVENFSGTSSNNLSFVAGDMFNFIPEADAVLLKWILHDWDDEDCVKILKKCKDAISKNTKGGKAIIIDYVINEKQDEFGLTQMKLRMDIAMTSVNGKERSEEEIKKLFLEAGFQDYKIFPLTGMYSLIVVYP; this is encoded by the exons ATGGATTTACTAAGTGGTCGCAAAGCAAATGAGATTTTTGAAGGGCAAGTTCATGTGTACAAACACATGTATGCTTACTTAGATTCTATGTGCCTTAAATGGTGCATTGATTTAGAAATACCAACCATAATCTACAACCATGGAAAACCCATCACCCTTCATGAATTGATCTCAATTTTACAAGTTCCACCATCCAAAATTAGTGGTGTGGAACGTCTTATGCGCCACCTAAGTCACAATGGATTCTTTGATATTGTAAcaatcaatgatgatgatgatgaaaacaaagaagaaaaagaagcatatGCTCTCACAATTTCTTCTGAGCTTCTTGTTAAAGGCACTGAATATTGTTTAACTCCAATGGCTAAGTTTTTTCTTGATCCATCTGTGTCAAGTTCTTATAACTTACTAGGAAAATGGACTTTAGAAGAAAATCTTAGTTTATCTGAAATTTCCCTTGGAACAAATCATTGGGACTTTCTTAGCAAAAACCCTTCAATTTTGACTTCCTTTAATGAGTCAATGGCTAGTGACTCTCAAATGGTGAAGTTGGCATTCAAAGATCATAGTGCTGTCTTTGAAGGGTTGGAATCCATTGTAGATGTTGGTGGTGGAAATGGAACCATATCTAAGACTATTAGTGACATGTTTCCCAAATTGAAGTGCATAGTGTTTGACCTTCCACATGTTGTGGAGAATTTTTCAGGAACCAGCAGCAACAATTTGAGCTTTGTTGCTGGAGACATGTTCAATTTTATACCTGAGGCTGATGCTGTTCTACTTAAG TGGATTCTACATGATTGGGATGATGAAGATTGTGTAAAGATATTGAAGAAATGCAAAGATGCAATTTCAAAGAATACTAAAGGAGGAAAAGCAATTATCATAGATTATGTGATAAATGAAAAACAAGATGAATTTGGACTTACTCAAATGAAGCTCAGAATGGATATTGCCATGACAAGTGTGAATGGAAAggagagaagtgaagaggaaaTCAAGAAGCTTTTTTTGGAAGCAGGCTTTCAAGATTATAAAATATTTCCTTTAACCGGAATGTATTCTCTTATTGTGGTTTATCCATAA